One region of Primulina tabacum isolate GXHZ01 chromosome 1, ASM2559414v2, whole genome shotgun sequence genomic DNA includes:
- the LOC142519256 gene encoding LOW QUALITY PROTEIN: cysteine protease ATG4-like (The sequence of the model RefSeq protein was modified relative to this genomic sequence to represent the inferred CDS: deleted 1 base in 1 codon) translates to MKGSLEKDNDRVDNHNKKNCSFDCRPEEILGSVLSEAESSIGSSTNQKPGVLWSGVWAPALSILGNLSSDHGRSDSKSCCVRKKSGSGNNYYEGCKAAVRRVMINAISMRRILGFGKTGSSASKSDIWLLGMCYQVAQEGDNANSSDPAESEGFASFVEDFSSRILITYRKGFVSIGETKYAGDVNWGCMLRSSQMLVAQAFLFHKLGRSWRKSPHKPIDQSYMEILHLFGDAEDSPFSIHNLLQAGKDYGLAPGSWVGPYAMCRTWESMVHNKIKDTGNGVLSSMMTIYVVSGSDGERGGAPVLCIEDIFIHLSEFSGGELVWGPILLMVPLVLGVEKVNPRYLPLLSATLMFPQSLGILGGRPGASTYIVGVQDEKAFYLDPHEVQQVVDIKRDNLDVDTSSYHCNIVRHMPLDSIDSSLAIGFYCKDKRDFDDFCSRASELIDQSNGAPLFTISETRLSPKPTGYQIWNTSTDHTCEARELDLVNDLSSDMPENICTQEDDWQLL, encoded by the exons ATGAAGGGGTCACTAGAGAAAGACAACGATCGCGTTGATAATCATAACAAGAAAAATTGTAGCTTTGATTGTCGTCCGGAGGAAATTTTGGGTTCTGTCTTGTCCGAGGCAGAATCGAGTATTGGCAGTAGTACGAATCAAAAGCCTGGAGTTCTTTGGTCAGGTGTATGGGCACCGGCTTTATCTATTTTGGGGAATTTGAGTAGTGATCACGGACGAAGTGACTCTAAAAGTTGTTGTGTTAGAAAAAAATCGGGTAGTGGAAATAACTATTATGAGGGGTGCAAGGCTGCTGTAAGAAGAGTAATGATTAATGCTATATCAATGAGAAGAATATTGGGGTTTGGTAAAACTGGAAGTTCGGCTTCCAAGAGTGATATTTGGCTTTTGGGTATGTGTTATCAG GTTGCACAGGAGGGCGACAATGCCAACTCCTCAGATCCAGCTGAGAGCGAGGGATTTGCTTCATTTGTCGAGGATTTTTCATCTCGTATCTTGATCACGTATCGGAAAG GTTTTGTGTCCATCGGGGAAACGAAGTACGCTGGTGATGTTAATTGGGGTTGCATGCTTCGGAGCAGCCAGATGCTTGTTGCTCAG GCATTTCTGTTTCATAAATTAGGACGATCGTGGAGGAAATCTCCACACAAG CCAATTGACCAAAGTTACATGGAAATATTGCATCTTTTTGGAGATGCTGAGGACTCACCTTTTTCTATACACAATCTTCTCCAAGCTGGAAAGGATTACGGCCTTGCTCCGGGTTCCTGGGTAGGCCCTTATGCCATGTGCCGCACCTGGGAAAGTATGGTGCATAACAAAATCAAGGATACTGGTAATGGAGTTTTGTCCTCTATGATGACCATATACGTTGTCTCTGGTAGCGATGGGGAAAGAGGTGGAGCTCCTGTCCTCTGCATTGAGGATATATTCATACATTTGTCAGAGTTCAGCGGGGGCGAACTTGTCTGGGGTCCTATTCTATTGATGGTTCCGTTGGTTCTAGGTGTGGAAAAAGTCAACCCAAG GTATCTTCCACTCCTGAGTGCCACACTCATGTTTCCGCAGAGCCTCGGTATTTTGGGTGGCAGGCCTGGTGCTTCAACATATATAGTTGGAGTGCAAGATGAAAAGGCTTTCTATCTGGATCCACACGAAGTTCAGCAG GTTGTTGACATTAAGAGGGATAATTTAGACGTCGATACATCAAGCTACCATTGCAA TATTGTAAGACATATGCCGCTCGATTCGATTGATTCATCCTTGGCCATTGGGTTTTACTGTAAAGACAAGA GAGATTTCGATGATTTTTGTTCACGTGCTTCCGAGCTGATCGATCAATCAAACGGTGCTCCTCTCTTTACAATATCCGAGACCCGACTTTCCCCTAAGCCCACCGGGTATCAGATTTGGAACACGTCGACAGATCACACTTGTGAGGCTCGAGAGCTTGATCTCGTAAACGATCTCTCCTCTGATATGCCTGAGAATATTTGTACACAGGAAGACGACTGGCAACTACTTTGA
- the LOC142519338 gene encoding uncharacterized protein LOC142519338: MTEREKEIKHFAHEHLLIFNESEEIPFCCNACGLRVLSSPSYICTVQGCSFYLHEPCTRLPNKLSHRLGNNTHDLLLLAKPLHEDCMCSKCGKLCKNFTYHCDECHEYFNLHPLCGYPLDIHIKHISHKQHPMVAICKESLLLCDVCGREHKGFFFACHQCNYWIHQDCTSLPSILRVGGHRHPLSLMYSDALEAMYSSMHECVICRKDTSLLFGAYACVRCSSTVAHVDCAVSAMEDPGKIYDLPPLDDAFLSWITCAVQNTTPKSDGETMLGKYHSAPAHSLTLNNETTLESVCNACIRRIEPPYYSCSQSACGFLLHKICTDLPLFIDDVFDDSRKLVFPRCNDFFSLFFCRLCSRLGNGFGYLYAHFSIFHLECALAPEVIKHDSHKQHPLILGFGYWLENVRSCCGKINPLYYDIYSCTQCRFSIHIGCALLPKTVTHKFDEHPLTLITDSSAQDLGGDQFCEFCEEDIKPSYWFYHCMECDHSFHVECIPSTGRYSRIKFGGAVVLPACHGDHPLTLVRMLSVGSQTCGVCQEMIEGFKDGMALHCAECDFWVHFICGSESSDATVSEPYQDISDLQFRLNR, translated from the exons ATGACGGAAAGAGAGAAGGAAATTAAACATTTTGCTCACGAGCATCTGTTGATTTTTAACGAATCAGAGGAGATTCCGTTTTGTTGCAATGCATGTGGGCTGCGTGTGTTGTCGAGCCCTTCTTACATCTGCACCGTTCAAGGTTGCAGTTTTTATCTCCACGAACCATGCACGCGGCTTCCGAACAAATTGAGTCATCGTTTGGGGAATAATACACACGATCTTCTTTTGCTTGCTAAGCCACTTCATGAGGACTGCATGTGCAGCAAATGCGGGAAATTATGCAAGAATTTCACCTACCACTGTGACGAATGTCATGAATATTTTAATCTTCACCCTTTATGCGGTTACCCTTTGGATATCCATATCAAACACATAAGCCACAAGCAACACCCGATGGTTGCCATTTGCAAGGAATCTTTGTTGCTGTGTGACGTATGTGGAAGAGAACATAAGGGCTTTTTCTTTGCATGTCACCAATGTAATTACTGGATTCATCAGGATTGTACGTCATTGCCCAGCATTCTCAGAGTTGGAGGCCATCGTCACCCTCTCTCCCTCATGTATTCGGATGCATTAGAAGCAATGTATTCCTCCATGCACGAATGCGTAATTTGTAGAAAAGACACATCACTATTGTTTGGGGCTTATGCTTGTGTGCGTTGTTCTTCTACTGTAGCTCACGTGGATTGTGCGGTATCAGCAATGGAGGATCCAG GTAAAATATACGATCTGCCCCCTCTAGACGATGCATTTCTGAGCTGGATTACGTGCGCAGTACAGAATACTACACCCAAGAGCGATGGTGAGACAATGTTGGGAAAATACCACTCCGCCCCCGCCCATTCTTTGACCTTGAACAATGAAACCACGCTTGAATCCGTGTGCAACGCTTGCATTCGGCGCATAGAACCTCCTTATTACAGCTGCAGCCAATCTGCTTGCGGCTTTCTCCTCCACAAAATTTGCACAGATTTGCCCCTCTTTATCGATGATGTGTTTGACGACTCACGGAAACTGGTTTTCCCAAGATGCAATGATTtcttttctctatttttttgtAGGCTTTGTTCACGATTGGGCAACGGTTTTGGATACTTATATGCTCATTTCAGTATTTTCCATCTTGAATGTGCCTTAGCTCCAGAGGTCATCAAGCATGATTCACACAAGCAACACCCTCTTATTCTGGGTTTTGGTTATTGGTTGGAAAATGTTAGATCATGCTGCGGCAAAATAAATCCTTTATATTATGACATTTACAGTTGTACTCAATGTAGGTTCAGCATACACATTGGTTGCGCTCTTCTGCCTAAAACCGTGACTCACAAATTTGATGAACATCCCCTCACTCTAATCACCGATTCTTCAGCACAAGACTTGGGCGGTGATCAGTTTTGCGAATTCTGTGAAGAAGACATAAAACCGTCGTACTGGTTCTACCACTGTATGGAATGTGACCATTCCTTTCATGTCGAGTGCATTCCCTCAACAGGGAGATATTCAAGAATCAAGTTTGGAGGCGCTGTGGTATTGCCAGCTTGTCACGGTGATCATCCTTTGACTTTGGTAAGAATGCTGAGTGTTGGTAGCCAGACTTGCGGTGTTTGCCAAGAAATGATCGAGGGCTTCAAAGATGGGATGGCTTTACACTGCGCCGAATGTGACTTTTGGGTTCATTTCATATGTGGATCCGAGTCTAGTGATGCAACAGTTTCAGAACCCTATCAAGATATATCTGATTTGCAATTTCGTTTAAATCGCTGA
- the LOC142519411 gene encoding ultraviolet-B receptor UVR8-like, which translates to MSKEGILFSSNSCGSEAVSGPIRRVLLISAGATHSVALLSGYVVCSWGRGEDGQLGLGDAEDRFSPTQVSALDGQEIVSVTCGADHTTAYSESLLQVFSWGWGDFGRLGHGDSSDLFSPQSIKALHGLQIKQIACGDSHCLAVTMEGEVLSWGRNQNGQLGLGTKEDSLLPQRIESFQGIPVKMVAAGAEHTAAVTEDGELYGWGWGRYGNLGLGDRNDRLVPEKVSSVEGEKMVLVACGWRHTISVSSSGGLYTYGWSKYGQLGHGDFEDHLLPHKLESLSGSCVSQISGGWRHTMAVTTDGKLYGWGWNKFGQVGVGDNVDHCSPVQVKFPLDQKVVNISCGWRHTLAVTEGQNVFSWGRGTNGQLGHGESVDRNLPKIIEALSVDGTSGKNIEASKADVSSEKTWISPTERYAVVPNENAGGNGNDVNVPEKEVKRIKT; encoded by the exons ATGTCAAAAGAAGGGATATTGTTCAGCAGCAACAGCTGCGGGAGTGAAGCAGTTTCTGGGCCGATTCGCCGGGTTCTTCTCATCTCCGCCGGCGCCACTCACTCCGTTGCTCTCCTCT CTGGTTATGTTGTTTGCTCGTGGGGAAGGGGAGAAGATGGGCAGTTAGGACTTGGAGATGCTGAAGATCGGTTTTCTCCAACTCAAGTGAGTGCATTGGATGGGCAAGAAATAGTGTCTGTTACTTGTGGAGCTGACCACACAACTGCTTACTCTGAATCACTTTTGCAAGTTTTCAGCTGGGGATG GGGTGATTTTGGGAGGTTAGGCCATGGAGATTCGAGTGACTTGTTTTCTCCTCAATCAATCAAAGCGTTACATGGTCTGCAGATCAAGCAAATTGCTTGTGGGGATAGCCATTGTTTGGCAGTGACGATGGAAGGCGAGGTTCTGAG CTGGGGACGGAATCAAAACGGCCAACTAGGTCTTGGGACCAAAGAGGATTCTCTTTTACCCCAAAGGATCGAATCTTTCCAG GGAATACCAGTCAAAATGGTTGCTGCTGGTGCGGAACACACGGCTGCTGTAACAGAAGATGGCGAGCTCTACGGTTGGGGCTGGGGTCGATATGGTAATTTGGGTTTGGGTGATAGAAATGACCGCTTAGTACCAGAGAAAGTTTCAAGTGTCGAG GGAGAAAAGATGGTTCTGGTAGCATGTGGATGGCGCCACACAATATCTGTCTCGTCTTCAGGTGGATTGTATACTTACGGATGGAGCAAATATGGCCAATTAGGACATGGGGATTTTGAAGATCACCTTCTCCCTCATAAGCTGGAGTCCTTGAGTGGAAGCTGTGTTTCTCAA ATTTCAGGGGGCTGGAGACATACAATGGCTGTAACAACCGATGGAAAACTTTATGGTTGGGGCTGGAATAAG TTTGGTCAAGTTGGAGTAGGCGACAATGTGGATCACTGCTCACCTGTACAAGTCAAATTTCCACTTGATCAG AAAGTGGTAAATATCTCGTGTGGTTGGAGGCATACACTTGCTGTTACCGAAGGCCAAAACGTGTTCTCCTGGGGAAGGGGAACAAATGGTCAGCTCGGCCACGGTGAATCTGTAGACAG GAACCTCCCAAAGATTATTGAGGCACTAAGCGTGGACGGAACTAGTGGGAAGAACATAGAAGCCTCAAAAGCTGATGTATCCTCAG AAAAAACTTGGATCTCCCCTACTGAGAGATATGCAGTTGTTCCCAATGAGAAT GCTGGAGGCAACGGAAATGACGTAAATGTTCCAGAAAAGGAGGTGAAAAGAATTAAGACATGA